One genomic segment of Erythrolamprus reginae isolate rEryReg1 chromosome 2, rEryReg1.hap1, whole genome shotgun sequence includes these proteins:
- the MMD gene encoding monocyte to macrophage differentiation factor isoform X3, whose product MNHPAPANSRYKPTCYEHAANCYTHAFLIFPAIIGSALLHRLSEDQWEKITAWIYGVGLCALFIVSTVFHIISWKKSHLRTMEHCFHMCDRMMIYIFIAASYAPWLNLRELGPLASHMRWFIWLMAAGGAFYVFLYHEKYKIVELFFYLAMGFSPALVVTSMNNTEGLLELAWGGLIYCMGVIFFKSDGIIPFAHAIWHLFVATAAAVHYYAIWKYLYRSPADIILQL is encoded by the exons ATGAATCATCCAGCTCCAGCAAACAGTCGTTATAAACCTACTTGCTATGAACATGCTGCTAACTGTTACACTCATGCG TTTCTTATTTTCCCAGCCATTATTGGTAGTGCTCTCCTTCATCGACTCTCTGAGGATCAGTGGGAAAAGATAACAGCATGGATATATGGAGTTGGTCTGTGTGCACTTTTCATCGTTTCAACAGTGTTTCATATCATTTCTTGGAAGAAGAGTCATCTAAG GACAATGGAGCACTGTTTCCATATGTGTGACCGAATGATGATCTATATCTTCATTGCAGCATCATATGCACCTTG GTTAAATCTTCGTGAACTTGGGCCTCTGGCATCTCATATGCGTTGGTTTATCTGGCTAATGGCTGCTGGAGGAGCTTTTTATGTATTTCTCTACCATGAAAA GTATAAAATTGTGGAGCTCTTCTTCTATTTAGCAATGGGATTTTCTCCTGCTCTAGTTGTAACTTCCATG AACAACACGGAGGGACTTCTAGAACTTGCCTGGGGAGGCCTAATTTATTGTATGGGAGTGATCTTCTTCAAGAGTGATGGAATCATTCCATTTGCCCATGCCATCTGGCATCTATTTGTTGCCACAGCAGCTGCTGTTCATTATTACGCTATTTGGAAGTATCTTTACAGAAGTCCTGCAGATATCATCCTTCAGCTATGA
- the MMD gene encoding monocyte to macrophage differentiation factor isoform X2, translating to MRRLQEKFRRFMNHPAPANSRYKPTCYEHAANCYTHAFLIFPAIIGSALLHRLSEDQWEKITAWIYGVGLCALFIVSTVFHIISWKKSHLRTMEHCFHMCDRMMIYIFIAASYAPWLNLRELGPLASHMRWFIWLMAAGGAFYVFLYHEKYKIVELFFYLAMGFSPALVVTSMNNTEGLLELAWGGLIYCMGVIFFKSDGIIPFAHAIWHLFVATAAAVHYYAIWKYLYRSPADIILQL from the exons ATTCATGAATCATCCAGCTCCAGCAAACAGTCGTTATAAACCTACTTGCTATGAACATGCTGCTAACTGTTACACTCATGCG TTTCTTATTTTCCCAGCCATTATTGGTAGTGCTCTCCTTCATCGACTCTCTGAGGATCAGTGGGAAAAGATAACAGCATGGATATATGGAGTTGGTCTGTGTGCACTTTTCATCGTTTCAACAGTGTTTCATATCATTTCTTGGAAGAAGAGTCATCTAAG GACAATGGAGCACTGTTTCCATATGTGTGACCGAATGATGATCTATATCTTCATTGCAGCATCATATGCACCTTG GTTAAATCTTCGTGAACTTGGGCCTCTGGCATCTCATATGCGTTGGTTTATCTGGCTAATGGCTGCTGGAGGAGCTTTTTATGTATTTCTCTACCATGAAAA GTATAAAATTGTGGAGCTCTTCTTCTATTTAGCAATGGGATTTTCTCCTGCTCTAGTTGTAACTTCCATG AACAACACGGAGGGACTTCTAGAACTTGCCTGGGGAGGCCTAATTTATTGTATGGGAGTGATCTTCTTCAAGAGTGATGGAATCATTCCATTTGCCCATGCCATCTGGCATCTATTTGTTGCCACAGCAGCTGCTGTTCATTATTACGCTATTTGGAAGTATCTTTACAGAAGTCCTGCAGATATCATCCTTCAGCTATGA
- the MMD gene encoding monocyte to macrophage differentiation factor isoform X1 → MSRSRRPRIASLHSTPRETFMNHPAPANSRYKPTCYEHAANCYTHAFLIFPAIIGSALLHRLSEDQWEKITAWIYGVGLCALFIVSTVFHIISWKKSHLRTMEHCFHMCDRMMIYIFIAASYAPWLNLRELGPLASHMRWFIWLMAAGGAFYVFLYHEKYKIVELFFYLAMGFSPALVVTSMNNTEGLLELAWGGLIYCMGVIFFKSDGIIPFAHAIWHLFVATAAAVHYYAIWKYLYRSPADIILQL, encoded by the exons ATTCATGAATCATCCAGCTCCAGCAAACAGTCGTTATAAACCTACTTGCTATGAACATGCTGCTAACTGTTACACTCATGCG TTTCTTATTTTCCCAGCCATTATTGGTAGTGCTCTCCTTCATCGACTCTCTGAGGATCAGTGGGAAAAGATAACAGCATGGATATATGGAGTTGGTCTGTGTGCACTTTTCATCGTTTCAACAGTGTTTCATATCATTTCTTGGAAGAAGAGTCATCTAAG GACAATGGAGCACTGTTTCCATATGTGTGACCGAATGATGATCTATATCTTCATTGCAGCATCATATGCACCTTG GTTAAATCTTCGTGAACTTGGGCCTCTGGCATCTCATATGCGTTGGTTTATCTGGCTAATGGCTGCTGGAGGAGCTTTTTATGTATTTCTCTACCATGAAAA GTATAAAATTGTGGAGCTCTTCTTCTATTTAGCAATGGGATTTTCTCCTGCTCTAGTTGTAACTTCCATG AACAACACGGAGGGACTTCTAGAACTTGCCTGGGGAGGCCTAATTTATTGTATGGGAGTGATCTTCTTCAAGAGTGATGGAATCATTCCATTTGCCCATGCCATCTGGCATCTATTTGTTGCCACAGCAGCTGCTGTTCATTATTACGCTATTTGGAAGTATCTTTACAGAAGTCCTGCAGATATCATCCTTCAGCTATGA